From Silurus meridionalis isolate SWU-2019-XX chromosome 14, ASM1480568v1, whole genome shotgun sequence, a single genomic window includes:
- the kri1 gene encoding protein KRI1 homolog has translation MSEIKINKKFADKYDKYRQKEELQKLKDRFGDQDDDGSSGSSDSESDESEVEFDPTLERDFYRTLSMLKKKDPKIYQKDAHFYTGDAPSSDSDEKPSTSKKSVKPMFLKDYERKVILERGGKYVDDDDSADDEAARKMQERAASPSYIQEQKELKESFWQFVQDSCDEASDDEALLKRREKTQMEKDKEEADYVEWLKGQTELEGQNEVQDMKYLRDYWNDPKLDEKETFLRDYILNKGYQEEDEGERIPTYNELMQEDVEDSEEEGESFLQKQEDFERHYNFRFEEPGAYQIKTYPRNIATSVRSKDDSRKKKREEVKERKKKEKEQKQQQLKELKNLKRAEIMDKLKKLQELTGNEQLAFNEVDLEGDFDPQHHDQLMQKVFGEEYYNENEEAKPQFDDDDDEDELEGHWNWDTWTGEDEEGYEMGDGYEDEEESYEPNCEDHNFIMDADYDPNQQAPSKKKKKKQKELKKKTAHDAPILGKKRKKSHFAEIITQNKPVFDPQEKTFEQYLDEYYKLDYEDIIDDLPCRFRYRQVVPNDFGLTTDEVLGADEKELNHWCSLKKTCMYRSERQELCDVKNYQIKAKNISKKKRVLASVYAENDEQLGESTAKVKVGKKRRDHMKKAEQERRTISEKEDEERQVEHDQDTSTPSSAENLAAQALRETAVEEEDDAAFLVPKKKMKLEKNTEVPRTEKHKWPKKNNRRPGGRVISAALKVKMGGREFSRQRLMAYGLNPKRMHFREFYRQKRKEREQKEKKEKLKNKGKE, from the exons ATGTCGGAAATTAAGATTAACAAAAAATTCGCGGACAAATACGACAAGTATAGACAAAAGGAGGAGCTGCAGAAAT TGAAGGACCGTTTCGGTGATCAGGATGATGATGGTTCCTCAGGCTCCTCAGATTCAGAGTCTGATGAGAGTGAAGTG GAATTTGATCCCACACTTGAGAGAGATTTTTACAGGACTTTGTCCATGCTCAAGAAAAAAGACCCCAAGATTTATCAGAAGGATGCGCATTTTTACACAGGAGACG CACCCAGCTCAGACAGCGATGAGAAACCCTCCACTTCTAAAAAATCTGTCAAGCCGATGTTTCTAAAGGACTACGAGCGCAAAGTCATCTTGGAAAGAGGCGG AAAATATGTCGACGACGACGATAGTGCTGATGATGAGGCTGCCAGAAAGATGCAGGAG AGAGCTGCATCTCCCAGCTACATTCAAGAGCAAAAGGAATTAAAAGAGAG cttttggcAGTTTGTTCAAGACAGCTGCGACGAGGCCAGTGACGATGAAGCGCTACTGAAACGcagggaaaaaacacaaatggagAAG GACAAAGAGGAGGCAGATTATGTGGAGTGGCTGAAAGGACAGACAGAGCTGGAGGGACAGAATGAGGTTCAGGACATG AAATACCTGAGAGATTACTGGAACGACCCAAAGCTGGACGAAAAGGAGACATTTTTGCGAGACTACATCCTCAACAAAGGATACCAGGAGGAAGATGAGGGGGAAAG AATTCCGACCTACAACGAGCTCATGCAGGAGGATGTCGAAGACTCTGAGGAAGAAGGAGAATCGTTCCTGCAGAAGCAAGAAGACTTTGAGAGGCATTACAATTTCCGCTTTGAGGAACCCGGCGCTTATCAG ATCAAGACGTACCCTCGCAACATCGCCACCTCAGTTCGAAGCAAAGATGAcagtagaaagaaaaagagggaggaggtgaaggagagaaaaaaaaaa gagAAAGAGCAGAAACAGCAGCAGCTAAAGGAGCTGAAGAACCTGAAGCGAGCCGAAATCATGGACAAGCTAAAAAAACTGCAGGAGCTGACAGGAAATGAGCAGCTGGCTTTCAACGAGGTCGACCTGGAGGGTGACTTTGACCCTCAGCATCATGACCAGCTTATGCAG AAGGTTTTTGGAGAGGAGTACTACAACGAGAACGAAGAGGCGAAACCTcagtttgatgatgatgatgatgaagatgagttGGAag GACATTGGAATTGGGACACGTGGACAGGTGAAGATGAGGAAGGCTATGAAATGGGGGATGGGtatgaagatgaagaggaaaGCTACGAGCCTAACTGTGAAGATCATAACTTCATT ATGGATGCAGATTATGACCCCAATCAGCAGGCTCCGtctaagaagaaaaaaaagaaacagaaggaGTTGAAGAAAAAGACTGCACACGATGCCCCGATCCtgggcaaaaaaagaaagaagtctCACTTTGCAGAAATCATCACACAAAACAAGCCTGTGTTTGATCCAC AGGAGAAGACGTTTGAACAGTACCTTGATGAGTATTACAAACTAGACTACGAGGACATCATAGACGACCTGCCCTGTAGATTCCGCTACAGACAGGTCGTCCCTAACGACTTTGGCCTGACTACTGATGAG GTCCTGGGAGCAGATGAAAAAGAATTGAATCACTGGTGTTCTCTAAAGAAGACCTGCATGTACAG ATCTGAGAGGCAAGAGCTCTGTGATGTGAAGAATTATCAAATCAAAGCCAAGAACATCAGTAAGAAGAAACGAGTGCTGGCTTCTGTGTATGCTGA GAATGATGAGCAACTTGGGGAGTCAACCGCTAAGGTAAAAGTGGGTAAGAAGCGGCGGGATCACATGAAGAaagcagagcaggagagaaggACGATATCTGAGAAGGAGGATGAGGAACGGCAAGTCGAGCATGATCAGGACACATCCACGCCCAGCTCGGCGGAGAATCTGGCAGCTCAGGCTCTAAGAGAGACTGCTGTGGAAGAAGAGGATGATGCAGCATTCCTGGTGCCtaagaaaaagatgaaattGGAAAAGAACACAGAAGTCCCAAGAACTGAAAAGCATAAATGGCCAAAGAAAAATAACCGCCGGCCGGGTGGACGAGTGATTTCTGCGGCCTTGAAGGTGAAGATGGGAGGTCGGGAGTTCAGCAGACAGAGACTAATGGCATATGGTCTGAATCCCAAGAGGATGCATTTCAGAGAGTTCTACaggcagaaaagaaaagagagggaacaaaaagaaaagaaggaaaaactgaaaaacaaagGGAAAGAATGA